The Alphaproteobacteria bacterium DNA window GGACGATACGAGGGTCGGACCGGCAATGGGCGACTGGGAAGTAACCCTGTCCGGCAACGGCACCAGCGACAATGATTTCGACAACCATTCGCTCGGCCTGACAGGCAGCGCGGGCAAATACGTTTCGGACAACGTGATGCTGGGCTTGCGGCAGAGCGTCAATTTCGCCGATATCGCCAATGGCGATTCGCAGGCGAACTTTGCGACCCGCGGCTTCGCCGATTATGTCTTCGACCTCGGCCGCTGGCGGCCCTATGCGGGGCTGTCGATCGGCGCCATCTATGGCGACAACGTGAATGACACCCTGGCGGCCGGGCCCGAGGTCGGCGTGAAATACTATGCCGACAACAGGACCTTCGTGTACGCCCAGGCGGAATACCAGTTCACCTTCGACGATGCGGGCGATGTCGACGACGCTGCCGATGACGGCCAGTTCTTCTACGGCATCGGTGTCGGTTTCAACTTTTAACCGCCATGCGACCCAAGCCCTCCCGGAGCCGGGCCGCCCCTATTCCAGCGGCGGCTTCGTGCCTTCGGGCAGGGGCGGGTCGAAGATGTTGAGGGTCATCGCGATCAGCGCGTAATAGCCCATGATGCCGACCAGGTCGACGACGCTGCGCCGGCCGAAGCGTTCGACGGCGGCGTCGAAGGTTGCGTCGCTGACCTTGTTGGTGGTGAAGAACTCGTTGGCGAACTTGTACACCAGCGTCTGGTCCGGGTCGTCAAAGACCGGAGTGCCGCGCGTGCGGATCGCCTCGATCGCCGCTTCCGGCACGCCCGCCTTCTTCGCCGATTCCATGTGCGAGGAGAATTCGAACTGCGCGGTCCAGAACCGGGCGGAGATCAGGATCAGCAGTTCGGAAATCTTCGGCGGAAACGAGCTCTGGAAGCGGCAGAGCAGCCCCAGTTCCTGCACCCGGTCGAGCAGCAGCGGGCTGTGCAGCAGCGGCAGGAACGGCCCGTGGATTCCGCCGCGCGGCCCGGCCGTGATCTTGTCGACGACGGCGCGCTGGTCCGCATCCATTTCGTCATAGGTCAGTTCCGGCATGCGTTTCATGATGTATTTCCCTTTTATCCGGTTGTTCCCCTGTTTTCGCGGCCAAG harbors:
- a CDS encoding carboxymuconolactone decarboxylase family protein, with protein sequence MKRMPELTYDEMDADQRAVVDKITAGPRGGIHGPFLPLLHSPLLLDRVQELGLLCRFQSSFPPKISELLILISARFWTAQFEFSSHMESAKKAGVPEAAIEAIRTRGTPVFDDPDQTLVYKFANEFFTTNKVSDATFDAAVERFGRRSVVDLVGIMGYYALIAMTLNIFDPPLPEGTKPPLE